A genome region from Scyliorhinus torazame isolate Kashiwa2021f chromosome 11, sScyTor2.1, whole genome shotgun sequence includes the following:
- the stmn2b gene encoding stathmin-2b has translation MSKTAIAYKEKMKELSMLSLICSCFYSEPHAATFYNYDDMQVKQINKRASGQSFEVILKPPSPEAAPALDRPLSPPKKDLSLDEIQKKLEAAEDRRKSQEAQVLKQLAEKREHEREVLQKALEENNNFSRTAEEKLIIKMELNKENREAHLAALMERLRERERHATEVRRNKELREEISG, from the exons CATACAAGGAGAAAATGAAGGAGCTCTCTATGCTCTCTCTGATATGTTCCTGCTTCTACTCTGAACCACATGCTGCCACATTCTATAACTATGACG ACATGCAAGTTAAACAAATCAACAAGCGTGCCTCGGGTCAGTCCTTTGAGGTGATCTTAAAGCCGCCTTCTCCAGAAGCAGCACCAGCACTGGATCGCCCTCTGTCACCTCCAAAGAAGGATCTCTCTTTGGATGAGATCCAGAAGAAGCTTGAGGCTGCTGAAGACAGGAGGAAG TCCCAGGAGGCCCAGGTTCTTAAGCAGCTTGCAGAAAAGAGAGAACATGAGCGAGAGGTCTTGCAAAAGGCCTTGGAAGAGAATAATAATTTCAGCAGGACTGCAGAGGAAAAACTGATCATAAAGATGGAACTGAACAAGGAAAACCGCGAGGCTCATTTAGCTGCTCTTATGGAACGTCTCCGCGAGAGG GAGAGGCATGCCACAGAGGTCCGCAGGAACAAGGAACTTCGGGAGGAGATCTCCGGCTGA